The following proteins are co-located in the Candidatus Bathyarchaeota archaeon genome:
- a CDS encoding DUF2206 domain-containing protein yields MSSMLAKWKSKDFLLVILFLQSTVYATVFFDVPVARQVIGFLYLTFVPGFVIIKLLKLDELGGLETILFSVGLSVAFLMIAGLLINEFCFLLGISQPLSLMPLTIILNSLILIGGVLIYLRSDDVNLFGAETLGLSPLVLLLIIPPIFSIMGAILVNTYENNLILLVMIIAISLLFIGVISKKRLPPKLYPFAVLMIAISLLFHSSLISNYLVSFGSDVPVEYFVLKTTEIRAYWNSSTPVIWDIGYGRTNAMLSVTILPTIYSTFLNIDPAWVFKILFPLIFSFVPLGLYQVWRAYIGKKLAFISTFLFMTQLTFYTEMLGLNRQIVAELFFVLLLLVMLNKKMKPVNRMMCFMILSFALVTSHYGLAEIFLFFISFSLISLVVLKRQSRNMTVSMVVFFFVVMFTWYIYTSSSTVFDSFLSFSDYVYRQLGDFFNPTSRGQTVLTGLGLIESPSIWNTISRAFAYLTQALIAVGFVGLVTKRTRFRFDKEYFAISIVAMAFLAALILVPGLANTMNMTRFYHILLFFLAPFCILGGEVIVNIISKREKELVVSVLLLTVLVPYFLFQTGFIYEVTGSDNWSVPLSKHRMTALRLYGNIGYMDGKSVSGALWLSKNVDVENSRLYADGVSRNNVLTIYGMVYRGYVYGLSNTTIVADNGTVYLSTLNVVDGVIVSGSRLWNSSELSFRFDSLNRIYSNGACEIYRNMPTMKDS; encoded by the coding sequence AGGCAAGTTATTGGATTTCTTTATCTCACCTTTGTTCCAGGATTCGTTATTATTAAGCTACTAAAATTGGATGAGCTTGGCGGATTGGAAACCATCCTTTTTTCGGTGGGGCTTAGTGTTGCTTTTCTGATGATTGCTGGACTTTTAATAAACGAATTTTGTTTTCTACTTGGCATTTCGCAGCCGCTTTCGCTGATGCCTTTAACGATAATTTTGAACAGCCTTATTCTCATAGGTGGAGTTTTAATTTATTTAAGAAGTGATGATGTTAACCTTTTTGGAGCTGAAACACTTGGGTTATCTCCCTTAGTGCTACTCCTTATAATTCCTCCTATTTTCAGCATTATGGGAGCAATATTGGTAAACACTTATGAAAATAACTTGATTTTACTCGTTATGATAATAGCAATCTCTCTGTTATTTATCGGGGTTATTTCTAAGAAACGATTGCCTCCAAAACTTTATCCCTTCGCTGTGCTCATGATTGCCATCTCTCTGCTCTTTCATTCTTCGCTCATATCCAACTACCTAGTTTCTTTCGGCTCAGATGTCCCCGTTGAATACTTTGTCTTAAAAACTACAGAAATCCGTGCGTATTGGAATTCATCTACTCCCGTCATTTGGGATATAGGGTATGGCAGAACTAATGCAATGTTAAGTGTTACTATTCTTCCAACAATTTACTCAACTTTTTTAAATATAGATCCCGCGTGGGTGTTCAAGATACTATTTCCTCTAATTTTTTCTTTCGTCCCCTTAGGTTTGTATCAAGTCTGGCGAGCGTATATAGGTAAAAAACTCGCTTTCATTTCGACTTTTCTATTCATGACGCAGTTGACATTCTATACTGAAATGTTGGGGTTGAATAGGCAGATAGTTGCGGAATTGTTTTTCGTTTTATTGCTACTTGTCATGTTGAACAAGAAAATGAAACCCGTTAACAGGATGATGTGTTTTATGATTTTAAGCTTTGCTTTGGTAACGTCACATTATGGGCTCGCAGAAATTTTCCTGTTCTTTATTTCTTTTAGTTTAATTTCCTTAGTTGTCTTAAAACGTCAAAGTAGAAATATGACTGTAAGTATGGTTGTTTTCTTTTTTGTAGTAATGTTTACATGGTATATTTACACATCAAGTTCAACTGTTTTCGATAGTTTCTTGTCATTCAGCGATTATGTTTACCGTCAATTAGGCGACTTTTTTAATCCAACATCACGAGGACAAACTGTATTGACGGGTTTGGGGCTGATAGAATCACCATCTATTTGGAATACAATTAGCAGAGCATTCGCGTATCTTACACAGGCCCTTATTGCTGTTGGTTTCGTTGGTTTGGTCACAAAACGCACAAGATTTCGTTTTGATAAAGAATACTTCGCAATTAGCATTGTAGCCATGGCGTTTTTAGCTGCACTCATACTGGTGCCGGGATTAGCTAATACAATGAATATGACGAGGTTCTACCATATACTATTATTTTTCTTAGCACCTTTCTGCATATTGGGCGGCGAGGTTATCGTTAACATAATATCCAAGCGAGAAAAAGAACTTGTTGTTTCTGTTTTATTGCTAACTGTGTTGGTGCCTTACTTTCTTTTTCAAACTGGCTTTATTTACGAGGTTACTGGAAGTGATAACTGGTCGGTACCTTTGAGCAAACATAGGATGACTGCTTTGAGATTATACGGCAACATTGGATACATGGACGGGAAAAGCGTGTCTGGCGCTCTTTGGCTGTCGAAAAACGTTGATGTTGAAAATTCGCGACTATATGCAGATGGCGTATCTCGAAACAATGTGTTAACCATTTATGGAATGGTTTACAGAGGGTACGTCTATGGGTTATCTAACACCACAATAGTGGCAGATAACGGCACTGTTTACTTGAGTACATTGAATGTTGTTGACGGAGTGATAGTGTCTGGAAGTCGTTTATGGAATTCCAGTGAACTTTCTTTTCGTTTTGATAGCCTAAACAGAATATATTCAAATGGTGCATGTGAGATTTATAGAAACATGCCAACCATGAAGGACAGTTGA